Genomic DNA from Bryobacter aggregatus MPL3:
CCGCGACTCCTGCCCTCAGCTTGGCAATTGCTTCCTCGCTGGCCTCCCCTTCTACTTGCACCCAGTAGGTCCGGGAATGTCCGAAGCGTGGATCGGTCCAGCGATGCTGCAACTCTCCATCGTTGGTGAGCAGGACCAGCCCTTCGCTATCCCAATCGAGACGGCCTACGGGATATACGTTCGGGACATCAATGTACTTGGCGAGCGTTTCATGGACACTCCCAGGCTCCGGCGTAAACTGCGTGAGAACCCCATATGGCTTCCAAAACAGCAGATACCGCATGCGGTTCACACGCAGGGTTGTCATCGCTTAACCGACAAACGCATTCAGGTAATTGCGGCTGATCTGGAGGCTGCGTTTGCGTGCCTCGAGGGTGCCTTCATAGGCGCGGTCTTCCACTTCGATGGCGAGCGGACCGTCATACACCTCCGCCAGCGCGCCGAGGAACTGGCCCCAGTTCACGTCGCCCATGCCGGGGAGCTTCGGCGTGTGGTACTCGTTCGGGTGGGCAAGCAGCCCCACCTCATTGAGACGGTCGCGATCGAGACGAGCGTCCTTGGCGTGCATGTGGTGCAGGCGATCTTTGAACTCGCGCAGCACTTTGACATAGTCCATGCCCTGCCACACGAAATGACTCGGATCAAAGTTCAAGCCGAAGTTGGAGCTGGGAATATCGTTGAACATCCGGCGCCAGATCACCGGCGTGGTGGCAAGATTCTTGCCGCCGGGCCATTCGTCCTTTGAGAAGGACATCGGGCAATTCTCGATTCCCACCTTCACGCCGTGGTCGTCGGCAAAGTCGATGAGCGGCTTCCAGGTGGCGAGGAAGCGTGGCCAGTTGTCTTCGACGCTCTTGGTCCAGTCACGGCCGACAAAGGTGTTGACCACTCCAATGCCCAGCAGCTTTGAGGCTTGGATCACGGCCTTAATGTGATCGACATAAACCTTAGCTTCCGCCTCGTCGGGCGTCAGCGGATTGGGGTAATAGCCCAGACCGCTGATGGCGACTCCGGTCTTTGCCGTCAGGTCCTGTACCCGCTTGGCGGCATCGGCATCAAAGCCAACGACGTCAATATGGGTGACGCCGGCATAGCGGCGTTCGGCCTTGCCTTTGGGCCAGCACATCACCTCGACGCAGCGAAATTTCTCTTCGCTGGCAAAGGTCAATACTTCTTCAAGAGTGAGATCGGGAAGGATCGCGGATACAAAGCCAAGTTGCAGCATGATTGGTTCTCTTCCATCAAAACATATGCCAGGGCTTGTCTACGGAAAACCATTCCGGACAACTCGTCCGATAGCCATGCTGGCGGCGGAACGGATTGCGTTCTGACTTCTTGGCCTGGAACTCGGGACCCAGGCTGTAGGGATCTGCCAGGTACTGGGCACGCGCTTTTTCTTCAGCTCGCTGTGCCTGTGATAGATCCTCAGGATCATTCGGACCAATGTAGCGGAAGCGCTCGCGAGGCCAACCAATGGCCTGCCGGTGCAGATTCTCAAAGCGTTGCTGCTTAAAGGCCCAACTGACGAGGGTCACGTGTTCCGGATCTTGTCCCCGGACCTCCCGGTAACGGCAAATGCCAAAAAGCAGATTCTCAAAGCTGTCCCGCGCAAACTCTTCGAGGTAGCTGCGCTGGGCAACCTCAGGATGTCCAAACCATTGCAGATGCTCCGCCAGCAGCCAATAGCTGAGGCTCTCGCTCCGCGGACCAGCATCCCGGCGCGTGGCCCCTCCCGAGAAGATCAAAATCGACTGGGGATCTGCTGCCGCTTCTGTCACCGCACGCCGGATGTGTTCGACATACTTTGGCGGTTCTCCGCGCTGGAAATCGAGCAGATGCCAGGCCTTATCGTCTTGATAATTGCTCAGGTCCCGCACAATGGCGTGACCCGCAACCAGGATCGCTGTCGAACTCAAAACGCTTTGGCGACTCGAAATGCGTAAGGATCGGCGCCGGCTTCGATCGTGCCATCCGGCTGCAGCAGAATCATCGTTGGAGCGGCTCCTGAAGAGAAGCGCGATCGGAACTCAACGCGATGGCCGCGATTCTTGAGAGCAATGGCCACAGGCCGGCCAAAGCGTTCATCCACCAGCAGACTGCCTGGGTTCATTGCATGGTTATCAAAGCTCGATACCAGATGCCGCGACTGGAAGCGCGGAGCCGCCACCGCCTGTTGCGCATTCATCCCGAACTCCACCACGTTGAAGAACATCTGCACCAGGCTCTGGTCCTGATTGTCGCCGCCCGGGGTGGACATCACCATGTAAGGCTTGCCGTCTTTGAGGACAAGAGTCGGTGTCAGCGTCACCCGTGGACGTTTGCCGGGAGCAACATCATTCGGATGGTCGCCAATCAGGTAGAAGCTCTGCGCACGCTGCGTCAGCGGAATGCCGGTGTCCCCGACGATCACGCTGGGAAGAGCCGCACCGCTCGGCGTGGCGCTGAACAATACGCCGTCTTTGTCGATCGCATTGACGCAGGTGGTGTCGCCATACATCAGGGCATCGTCAATCTGGCGGCGCACCAGTTCCTCTCTCGATGGATGCGTGCCATTCGCGTGCTTCACTTTGCCGGGGCGGAAGTCGAGGCTGGCTGCATCGGTAATGAGCGAGAAACGAGTCTTCGCGTATTCCTTCGACAGCAGTTCGGCGCTCGGCACCTTGGTAAACAGTGGATCGCCGTAGTAGGCGTCACGGTCGGCATAGGCGAGCTTCATCGCCTCGGTCATCGTATGAATGTACTGTTCCGATCCGAAACCAAGCTTCGCGACGTTCGTGTTCTCCATCAGGTTCAGCAGTTCGATGGCAGCCGGGCCTTGGGTGTAGAAACCCGGCTTGTAGACGGTGTAATTCTTATAGCTGCCCCCGAGGGAAGGCTCTGGCTTCACCCGGAAATTCGCCATGTCTTCGTAGCGGATCAGGCCGCCATTTGCTTTGGAGAAGGCGTCGATCTTGCGGGCAATCTCGCCGCGATAAAAATAATCGCGCACCGCGTCAATGCCAAGCGTGCGCGGCTTCTTCAGTGCGGCCGCGCGTTGCTCTGCGGCCACCATCGCCCGCAGCGTCTTGGCCAGTGCCGGTTGCTTGAAGGTCTCACCAGGACGGGGCATGTGACCATCGGGCATGAAATAAGCCTTTGACGTGGGCCAGCGATCAAAGAAGGGCCGCGCATAGCGCACGACCGCGGCGCGCATATCGTCCACCACCTGTTCGTCGGCCAGCTCAATGGCCGGCCCGATCACTTGCTCAAACGAAAGCGTGCCGTAGTCGCGAAGCGCCACCAGCCCGCCTTCCACCATGCCGGGGACAATTGCCGGCAGCAGGCCGGTGACAGGAAGATACTTCGTCAGTCCGTTCGGCTCGTTGGAATCGACTTCCAGCGGTTCCAGTTGGTGCTTGCGGAAAAACTCCGGCGTTCCCAGCTTCGGCATCGTGCCGACGCCCCCAATCGTGACAACAGTGCCATCCTTGGTGCGGATGAGAATCGGAGCCTCGCCACCAAAGCCAAAATGGGAATACTCGGCCACAGCAGCCGCAAACATGGTGGCGACACCGGCATCCACCGCATTGCCGCCCATCTTGAAGATCTTCATTCCGGCATCGACGGCAGCAGCGGTTCCGCCCGCAACTGCGCCATTTTTCCCGCGGGCTGGTTCCTTGGGAAGGAGCGCATCGGCCAGATCCCGCGTTTGAATCGTCTGTTGAGCCGTGCCGCAGGCAAGGAGCAGGGCAATAAGAATTAAGAGTGCAATTGGCCGCCGCATGGGCTTGATTGTAGCGCCGTTCATATAATGGGTTTGGCTATGGATCAGGACGCAGCAGCGCGCGAGACGTTACGAGAAGGCGTCGAACCGGACGGAGATCAGCACCCGATGCTGTTTTGTCCGGTGTGCAGTGTCAGGCTGGAGCAGCGCAAATGCAAGTTGTTCTGCACGCGTTGCGGCTACTATATGTCCTGCTCCGATTATTACTGAGGATGAACTGTACATGAGCGAAGTAGCGGAATTGCTGGAACGTTTTCGGCGCGGTGGAGAATTACTCGCCTCTCTCACCACGGGCGCGGCCGGGGCTGAGTTAGACTTCCAGGCGAATGCGGATCTATGGAGTGTCCGGCAGATCGTCTGCCACCTGATGGATACCGAACTGGTTGCTCATGGGCGTCTCAGCGCTCTGATCGCCGAAGAAAACCCCACCCTTGTCGCCTTCGACGGCGCCGCCTGGACCGCAAATCTGAATTACCGCCAGCGTAAGTTTTCCGGCGCCGTGGAGCTCTACCGGCGCATGATTGCCGAAAATTATGATCTGCTGAAGGAACAGCCGGAATCTGTCTGGAGCCGCCAAGGCACCCATACTGAAACCGGCCCCATCACCTTATTGCAGTTTTTCCGTGAGCACATCCAGCATGCTGAGGATCATCTCATGGAAGTTCGTGAAATCCGGCAAAAATACAAAGCGTCCAAACAAACAGGAGCGGGTGCATGAAACTACGCCAGATGGCGGCCATCGCGACGGTTGGCGCCACTCTCATTGCCGCGGAACGCAGCACGGACATCAACTATGCCCAGGAAGGCAAACGCTGGTGGTCGCACGTCGAGGTGCTGGCCAAGGACGAGATGAAGGGCCGCAATGTCGGGAGCCCCGGCTTCCGCGCCGCGGCGAAGTATGTCGCCGCCGAGTTTGAAAAGGCCGGTCTTGCTCCGGGTGCCTCCAAAAGCAGCTACACCCAGAAAGTGCCGTTTCTGGAACGCACGATTGATGAATCGAAATCTTCGTTGACCCTTACCCGCGATGGCAAGGCGGAGTTGCTCCAGTTAGGAGAAGACGCCAATATTGGAATCCGCAGCGCGCCCGCGGCCAGCGTCGAGGCGGAAATGGTCTTTGTGGGTTATGGCACCAAAGTCCCAGAAAACAATTACGACGATTTCAAGGGAGTGGACCTCAAGGGCAAGATCGCCGTTTTCATCTCCGGACAACCAGAAGGCATTCCGGGCCCTCTCGCGAGCCATTACCAGAGCGCCTCAGAGCGGGCGCGCTTTCTTGCCGAAGCTGGTGCGATCGGATCGGCCACAATCGCGAATCCACGCAATAGCGACATTCCCTGGTCCCGCGCGACTCTGGCCCGGCTGATGCCTTCGATGTCGATCGATGAGCCCGGCACAGGCACGGACCGGCTGAAGGTCTCGCTCACCATCAACGCGGCACACGCCGACAAGTTTTTTGCGGGCTCCGGACACAGCATCGACGAGTTGTTTGCTCTGGCAAACCAACGGCAAGCTTTGCCGCACTTTCCTCTCCAAGGGAAGCTCACGGTGAAGGCCGCCTACACCCAGCGGAAGATTGAGGGTGAAAATACGATTGGTATCCGCTATGGGACTGACCCTGCTCTTCGCAATGAGTTCATTGTCATCTCAGCCCATCTCGATCATCTCGGCGTCAACGACAAGATCAGCGGCGACCAGATCTATAACGGCGCGATGGACAACGCGAGCGGTGTCGCCAGCCTGATCGAAGCGGCCCGGCTCATCAAAGAAGCCAATCTCCCTCTCAAGCGCAGCATTGCCTTTATCGCGCTGACGGGCGAAGAGAAGGGATTGCTCGGCTCCTCCTGGTATGCGCAGCATCCGGTTTTCGGCCAGGAGAAGAAGGGGCGCGTGGTCGCCGATCTGAACATGGATATGTACCTTCCGCTCTTTCCGCTCAAGGCTCTGCTGATTTTGGGCGTGGACGAGTCGACCTTAGGCGATCTGGCGCGTAAAAGTGCGCAGGACGCAGGGATCGAAGTCTGGCCCGACCCGGCGCCGGAACGCAACACCTTTATCCGCAGTGACCAGTACAGCTTCATCCGAAATGGCATTCCCGCGTTGGCCTTCAAATTTGGCTATCGGAAAGGGACCCCCGAAGAGAAGCTAGTGCAGGCCTGGCTGCGCGATCGCTATCATTCACCTGCAGATGACCTCACGCAGCCGGTAGAGAAGGAAGCCGCTGCGCAATACAATCGCGTCCTCAGCTCCATCATCACGGCGGCAGCCAACGCTCCAGAAACGCCCAAGTGGAAGGATGCGAGCTTCTTTCAGAGATTCGCAAAGTAATCAGTGCCCAATTTTTATATTCTGCTCCCCTGTAGTGAAGAGGAAAAAGACATCCTCATTTCCGACCTCTTCGATGCGGGTACAACCGGCATTGCGGAGCTGGATGAACCAGAGGGCCGCTACACGCTGAAGGCCAGCTTCGATACGCGGGAAGCCGCGAGCGGCTTTGGCGTCGAAGTCTTTGAAGACGCCACCGATTGGGTCACCATCAGTCATCTCGTCTGGAAGAGCCGGCTGGTGGGGGAACGATTTTACTTCGCTCCTTCCTGGAGCGATGAAGCGACGCCCGAAGGGCGCTGGCGCATTGACTACCAGGACGGCGCAGCCTGCGGGAGCGGCGAACATCCGTCCACCCGCCATGCTCTGGAGGCAATCGAGAAATACCTGCAGCCCGGCATGCGCCTGCTCGATCTTGGCTGCGGTGCAGGCATCCTCTCCCGTGGGGCTCGCCTGCTGGGAGCCGGTCTGGTGGTGGGTGTCGATGTTGAGGACGATAGCTGCCACCTTACGCGCCAGCTCAGCGGAGTTCCGGTGGTACAAGGCATGGCGGACTGTATCGCGAGCGAGAGCTTCGACATCGTTGCGGCAAACATCAGCGCGGCTGTGCTGGTGAACTTTGCGGACGAGATTCTGCGCATCGTGAAGCCAGATGGCGTCGTGGTTCTGGCTGGATTCGGCGTCGAAGAAGCGGACCGCGTCAAGCAGATCTACGGCCTGCCGCTGCTTGGCGAGCGAAGTGAAGGGGAGTGGAGTTCGCTCGTTTTTCGTATGCCTGCCATGGGCTAGACAAACTTTTCTTGACACACCCGGCTATCCCCGATAACTTAGGCCCTTACCCGTGTCCCTCCCACAGATTGAACTTCATTGGATCGACTACGCGATCCTGCTCACCTACTTTGCGTTCGTGCTTGGCATCGGCTTCCAATTGCGGCGCCAGATGCAGTCGAGCGAAGATTACTTGCTTTCGGGGCGTTCGATTCCGGCCTGGATCGCCGGCCTTGCCTTTCTCTCCGCCAATCTTGGCGCTCAGGAACTGATGGGAATGGCGGCCTCAGGTGCCAAGTATGGCATCGCCACCAGCCACTTCTATTGGGTGGGCGCGGTGCCCGCTATGCTCTTTGTCGGCGTCTTTATGATGCCGTTCTATTACGGTTCGCGAGCGCGCTCGGTCCCGGAGTATCTGAAGCTCCGTTTTGATGAGAAAACCCGGGCCTTTAACGCCATTACCTTCGCCATTATGACGGTGATGTCTTCCGGCATTTCTCTTTACGCCATGGGTCTGCTGCTTGCGTCCCTGCTCGGCTGGAACTTCGACGCGAGCATCGCCCTGGCTGCCGTAATTGTCCTTGTCTACATCTTCTTAGGTGGTTTGACCTCAGCGATTTACAACGAAGTTCTCCAGTTTTTCCTGATTTGTGCGGGCTTCTTGCCGCTGGTGATTGTGGGCCTTCATAACGTGGGGGGCTGGCACGGGCTCACCACCCAACTGGAGCGTGTCGCTGTTTCGAAAGGCTATGTCCCTGGCGCGTATACCGAGGCCTGGGCGCAGATGTCGAACCCTTCGGCAAACCCGATGGGCATTGAATGGTTCGGCATGGCGATGGGGCTTGGCTTCGTTTTGAGTTTTGGCTATTGGTGTACGGACTTTCTCGTCGTACAGCGCGCGATGGCCGCTGATTCCATGGCCGCCGCCCGAAAGACTCCGCTCATTGCTGCCGTGCCGAAGATGATCTTTCCTTTTCTGGTCATTCTGCCCGGCATGATCGCCCTTGCGATTTCGAACCAGACCAACGGCGCCTTCCATTTGCCAGTCAAGCCGGACGGCACGTTGAACTACGACATGACGATTCCGCTGATGCTCCAGAACTTCTTCCCTGCCGGGATGCTCGGCCTTGGGCTCACTGCCTTGATGGCGAGCTTTATGTCGGGCATGGCGGGCAATGTCACGGCCTTCAACACCGTCTGGACTTATGACATCTACCAGGCCTACATCCGCCCCGGCCGCTCCGACGCGCACTATCTGAAGATCGGGAAACTGGCGACTGTCTTTGGCATCCTCGCTTCGGTCGCTGCCGCCTATGCGGCTGTGAAGTTCAATAACATCATGGATCTGCTGCAGTTGATCTTCGCCTTTGTCAACGCGCCGCTCTTTGCCACTTTCCTGCTGGGCATGTTCTGGTCGCGCACGAGTGCGAATGGCGCCTTCTTCGGTCTTGTTTCCGGGACTCTGGCTGCTGCGCTGCACCATGGCCTCACACTGCCGGTGGCGAGTGTGCCGGGGATCAAGGGGGGCTGGCTCGGTATGGTCGCTACTTATCCGAGCGAGATGGCACAGAACTTCTATACCGCCATCTGGGCCTGGACGGCGTGCTTTGTCGTCACGATTCTGGTCAGCCTGGTCACCAG
This window encodes:
- a CDS encoding sugar phosphate isomerase/epimerase family protein; amino-acid sequence: MQLGFVSAILPDLTLEEVLTFASEEKFRCVEVMCWPKGKAERRYAGVTHIDVVGFDADAAKRVQDLTAKTGVAISGLGYYPNPLTPDEAEAKVYVDHIKAVIQASKLLGIGVVNTFVGRDWTKSVEDNWPRFLATWKPLIDFADDHGVKVGIENCPMSFSKDEWPGGKNLATTPVIWRRMFNDIPSSNFGLNFDPSHFVWQGMDYVKVLREFKDRLHHMHAKDARLDRDRLNEVGLLAHPNEYHTPKLPGMGDVNWGQFLGALAEVYDGPLAIEVEDRAYEGTLEARKRSLQISRNYLNAFVG
- a CDS encoding gamma-glutamyltransferase family protein — its product is MRRPIALLILIALLLACGTAQQTIQTRDLADALLPKEPARGKNGAVAGGTAAAVDAGMKIFKMGGNAVDAGVATMFAAAVAEYSHFGFGGEAPILIRTKDGTVVTIGGVGTMPKLGTPEFFRKHQLEPLEVDSNEPNGLTKYLPVTGLLPAIVPGMVEGGLVALRDYGTLSFEQVIGPAIELADEQVVDDMRAAVVRYARPFFDRWPTSKAYFMPDGHMPRPGETFKQPALAKTLRAMVAAEQRAAALKKPRTLGIDAVRDYFYRGEIARKIDAFSKANGGLIRYEDMANFRVKPEPSLGGSYKNYTVYKPGFYTQGPAAIELLNLMENTNVAKLGFGSEQYIHTMTEAMKLAYADRDAYYGDPLFTKVPSAELLSKEYAKTRFSLITDAASLDFRPGKVKHANGTHPSREELVRRQIDDALMYGDTTCVNAIDKDGVLFSATPSGAALPSVIVGDTGIPLTQRAQSFYLIGDHPNDVAPGKRPRVTLTPTLVLKDGKPYMVMSTPGGDNQDQSLVQMFFNVVEFGMNAQQAVAAPRFQSRHLVSSFDNHAMNPGSLLVDERFGRPVAIALKNRGHRVEFRSRFSSGAAPTMILLQPDGTIEAGADPYAFRVAKAF
- a CDS encoding DinB family protein, coding for MSEVAELLERFRRGGELLASLTTGAAGAELDFQANADLWSVRQIVCHLMDTELVAHGRLSALIAEENPTLVAFDGAAWTANLNYRQRKFSGAVELYRRMIAENYDLLKEQPESVWSRQGTHTETGPITLLQFFREHIQHAEDHLMEVREIRQKYKASKQTGAGA
- a CDS encoding M28 family metallopeptidase, which gives rise to MKLRQMAAIATVGATLIAAERSTDINYAQEGKRWWSHVEVLAKDEMKGRNVGSPGFRAAAKYVAAEFEKAGLAPGASKSSYTQKVPFLERTIDESKSSLTLTRDGKAELLQLGEDANIGIRSAPAASVEAEMVFVGYGTKVPENNYDDFKGVDLKGKIAVFISGQPEGIPGPLASHYQSASERARFLAEAGAIGSATIANPRNSDIPWSRATLARLMPSMSIDEPGTGTDRLKVSLTINAAHADKFFAGSGHSIDELFALANQRQALPHFPLQGKLTVKAAYTQRKIEGENTIGIRYGTDPALRNEFIVISAHLDHLGVNDKISGDQIYNGAMDNASGVASLIEAARLIKEANLPLKRSIAFIALTGEEKGLLGSSWYAQHPVFGQEKKGRVVADLNMDMYLPLFPLKALLILGVDESTLGDLARKSAQDAGIEVWPDPAPERNTFIRSDQYSFIRNGIPALAFKFGYRKGTPEEKLVQAWLRDRYHSPADDLTQPVEKEAAAQYNRVLSSIITAAANAPETPKWKDASFFQRFAK
- a CDS encoding 50S ribosomal protein L11 methyltransferase, which produces MPNFYILLPCSEEEKDILISDLFDAGTTGIAELDEPEGRYTLKASFDTREAASGFGVEVFEDATDWVTISHLVWKSRLVGERFYFAPSWSDEATPEGRWRIDYQDGAACGSGEHPSTRHALEAIEKYLQPGMRLLDLGCGAGILSRGARLLGAGLVVGVDVEDDSCHLTRQLSGVPVVQGMADCIASESFDIVAANISAAVLVNFADEILRIVKPDGVVVLAGFGVEEADRVKQIYGLPLLGERSEGEWSSLVFRMPAMG
- a CDS encoding sodium:solute symporter family protein; its protein translation is MSLPQIELHWIDYAILLTYFAFVLGIGFQLRRQMQSSEDYLLSGRSIPAWIAGLAFLSANLGAQELMGMAASGAKYGIATSHFYWVGAVPAMLFVGVFMMPFYYGSRARSVPEYLKLRFDEKTRAFNAITFAIMTVMSSGISLYAMGLLLASLLGWNFDASIALAAVIVLVYIFLGGLTSAIYNEVLQFFLICAGFLPLVIVGLHNVGGWHGLTTQLERVAVSKGYVPGAYTEAWAQMSNPSANPMGIEWFGMAMGLGFVLSFGYWCTDFLVVQRAMAADSMAAARKTPLIAAVPKMIFPFLVILPGMIALAISNQTNGAFHLPVKPDGTLNYDMTIPLMLQNFFPAGMLGLGLTALMASFMSGMAGNVTAFNTVWTYDIYQAYIRPGRSDAHYLKIGKLATVFGILASVAAAYAAVKFNNIMDLLQLIFAFVNAPLFATFLLGMFWSRTSANGAFFGLVSGTLAAALHHGLTLPVASVPGIKGGWLGMVATYPSEMAQNFYTAIWAWTACFVVTILVSLVTSPKPVSELKGLVYAHTEIPADRSPKLLACGILAVLVVLNIIFW